The Amblyomma americanum isolate KBUSLIRL-KWMA chromosome 6, ASM5285725v1, whole genome shotgun sequence genome has a window encoding:
- the LOC144136720 gene encoding interleukin enhancer-binding factor 2 homolog produces the protein MRGGMRGRGRAGRPGGMFKPKVFVPHLPFDFYVCEQQFQRVKPAADDNALTQALLKKNQDLTPTSAEQTSILNLMTKIQAVLDNLTVAPKSLDACQIEEVRQVGSFKKGTMMVGHNVADIVVILKTLPTGEAVQALANKVLEEVKAADPSLKLTHQMTEAGFDLKVPDGATAKILISTVLQNLHKLDPELHLKQKLQQNHLTAIRHSRWFEENAHHSSIKVLIRILRDLRNRFEGFQPLTPWIIDLLAHHAIMVHPSRQPQPINIAFRRVLQLLAAGLFLPGSAGIPDPCEGGTFRVHTVMSLEQQDMVCLTAQNLLRILSHGGYKSILGIGGPKNVDKETTVLEGVVITPLTQVYEKFTEKKDDEEMDQEEEIKMETQEQ, from the exons ATGAGAGGCGGAATGAGAGGAAGGGGTCGAGCTGGTCGTCCTGGAGGGATGTTTAAACCAAAAGTGTTTGTTCCGCATTTGCCATTCGACTTTTATGTG TGTGAGCAGCAGTTTCAGAGGGTCAAACCTGCAGCTGATGACAATGCCCTGACTCAG GCTCTGCTGAAGAAAAACCAAGACCTGACTCCTACATCTGCTGAACAAACCTCCATACTGAATCTTATGACCAAAATTCAGGCTGTACTGGACAACcttactgttgcaccaaaaagcCTCGATGCTTGT CAAATTGAAGAAGTTCGGCAAGTGGGCTCCTTCAAGAAAGGCACCATGATGGTCGGCCACAATGTGGCGGACATAGTAGTCATTCTCAAGACACTCCCAACAG GTGAAGCTGTGCAGGCGTTGGCAAACAAGGTTTTAGAAGAGGTGAAAGCGGCAGACCCCAGCTTAA AATTAACACACCAGATGACAGAAGCTGGTTTTGATCTGAAAGTTCCTGATGGCGCCACAGCGAAAATCTTGATCAGTACTGTTCTCCAAAATCTGCACAAGCTGGATCCTGAGCTGCACT TaaagcagaagcttcagcagaaCCACCTGACTGCTATACGGCACTCGCGCTGGTTTGAGGAGAATGCTCACCACTCGAGCATCAAAGTGCTCATTCGCATCCTGCGAGACCTGCGGAACCGTTTTGAAGGCTTCCAGCCGCTCACACCATGGATCATTGACCTGCTG GCCCATCATGCCATTATGGTTCATCCAAGCCGACAGCCACAGCCAATTAATATTGCATTCAG GCGGGTCTTGCAGCTGTTGGCTGCTGGCTTGTTCCTGCCTGGCTCTGCTGGAATTCCTGACCCTTGTGAAGGGGGCACTTTCCGGGTGCATACAGTCATGAGTCTTGAACAGCAG GACATGGTGTGCTTGACTGCCCAAAACCTGTTGCGAATCCTCTCCCATGGCGGATACAAAAGTATCCTGGGAATTGGTGGACCAAAGA ATGTCGACAAAGAGACTACTGTCCTGGAGGGAGTTGTCATTACGCCATTGACCCAGGTGTATGAAAAGTTCACAGAAAAGAAAGATGATGAAGAAATGGACCAGGAAGAGGAAATCAAGATGGAGACTCAAGAGCAGTAA